A single window of Watersipora subatra chromosome 11, tzWatSuba1.1, whole genome shotgun sequence DNA harbors:
- the LOC137408020 gene encoding uncharacterized protein gives MHIITIIIAFLTVLETSMASKMKTASHCNHETFIYLRCPTDSLIRIYNVTYGRSDNNACFFNQGDCSLTEPTSLGCNGRSSCDISIRGDTRYYITLPKCGVTGNYIEIKYECVKVDEIADICAEERNDRSSLRGYAAIPTISTGEYSANLDCQYRIVGTNIRMQLITVNLTDSNDCIQIHNMLRAKNYCGGGEVVVENTNIAPAPTNQVTITFVSGDVGHHGSVWIYYELNLIPTSAPLPRQTAPPPLLPTTLPDVVISQVGTPTKRTIYPKPTSSMPKSLTSHLGRLQVLEGTTTVADSSTIPSSTLAILGLVFGLFALILMMLFGVYCYKRYKDCNKKRVRLRTSSGLASNQVAWHNLTNECLADITKSETMDTNVQNNNIIPKVHNSCATTKNCPVIEQSLC, from the exons ATGCATATCATCACCATTATCATCGCTTTTCTTACAGTCTTGGAAACTTCCATGG CTTCAAAGATGAAGACAGCATCCCATTGCAATCACGAAACATTCATATACCTACGTTGCCCGACTGACTCTCTGATCAGAATATACAATGTAACATATGGGAGATCGGACAACAATGCGTGCTTCTTCAATCAGGGAGATTGTTCACTGACAGAACCGACAAGCCTCGG ATGCAATGGACGCAGTAGCTGCGATATATCAATACGAGGAGATACACGATATTATATAACTCTGCCCAAATGTGGAGTCACCGGGAACTATATTGAAATAAAGTACGAGTGTGTCAAAG TGGATGAGATCGCAGACATATGCGCTGAAGAACGTAATGATAGGTCATCATTGAGAGGGTACGCAGCCATACCGACTATATCTACTGGGGAATATTCGGCGAACCTTGATTGTCAGTACCGAATAGTTGGCACCAACATTCGAATGCAGTTGATCACCGTGAATCTGACAGACTCAAATGATTGCATACAAATTCATAACATGCTCAG AGCTAAAAATTACTGTGGTGGTGGAGAAGTGGTGGTGGAAAACACAAACATAGCACCAGCTCCAACAAACCAAGTTACTATTACCTTTGTGAGTGGGGATGTTGGACATCATGGCTCCGTATGGATCTATTATGAGT TAAATCTGATTCCAACATCAGCACCACTACCAAGACAGACAGCCCCGCCACCTTTGCTGCCAACTACTTTACCCGATGTTGTCATAAGCCAAGTAGGGACACCCACGAAAAGGACAATATACCCTAAACCAACTTCATCTATGCCCAAATCTCTCACAAGTCATCTTGGCAGGCTTCAAGTACTGGAAGGAACCACCACAGTTGCAGACTCTTCTACTATACCCTCTTCTACGTTAG CCATCTTAGGACTGGTCTTTGGACTATTCGCCCTCATTCTCATGATGCTCTTTGGCGTTTACTGCTACAAGAG ATACAAGGATTGCAACAAAAAGCGAGTGAGACTTCGAACAAGCAGTGGATTAGCCAGCAACCAAGTTGCGTGGCATAATTTGACCAATGAGTGTCTTGCCGACATCACAAAATCTGAAACTATGGACACAAACGTGCAAAACAATAACATTATTCCAAAAGTGCACAACTCCTGCGCTACGACAAAAAACTGTCCAGTGATTGAACAGAGTCTTTGCTAA
- the LOC137408021 gene encoding uncharacterized protein — MAGALTNQRLSISADGASGSIHLKKTVLFGYADLLAVGCRTLLGLSIGYNYQSMSLPEFSTKQSVKCQRPHTPKANQRYFEPFQILDCKFEEFTIVVVNTETPASKCHYIVNHLLSLCQQSKVEKFIVLSCVRVELESAYLNYHKQFENNFNTTKVTTYPSLPGDTLIKDPMLNTIVQLFKIARIPLTIIATVGHKAHYGQTLDCEFAKEAVKTMQMKLARITGLEFDYEFSESLVFDDYKRCHTVMAMYS, encoded by the exons ATGGCTGGAGCTTTGACCAATCAGAGGCTCAGTATCTCTGCTGACGGTGCCAGCGGATCTATTCATTTAAAGAAAACTGTTCTCTTTGGATACGCTGACCTTTTAGCAGTAGGATG CCGAACTCTGCTGGGACTGAGCATAGGTTACAATTACCAATCTATGTCTCTTCCAGAATTTTCTACCAAGCAATCTGTCAAGTGCCAGAGGCCTCACACCCCCAAGGCCAACCAGAGATACTTCGAGCCTTTTCAAATCCTAGACTGCAAGTTTGAAGAA TTCACCATTGTAGTAGTGAACACTGAGACACCTGCCAGCAAGTGTCACTACATAGTCAATCACCTGCTATCCCTGTGCCAGCAAAGTAAAGTAGAGAAATTTATAGTGCTATCTTGTGTGAGAGTTGAACTGGAGAGTGCGTATCTGAACTACCACAAGCAGTTTGAGAACAACTTTAATACTACTAAAG TTACTACATATCCAAGCCTTCCTGGTGATACACTGATCAAGGACCCAATGCTAAACACAATTGTgcaactatttaaaattgccagAATTCCTCTTACAATAATAGCCACTGTTGGCCACAAGGCTCACTATGGACAAACACTTGACTGCGAGTTTGCTAAAGAG GCTGTGAAGACGATGCAGATGAAACTGGCACGGATAACTGGCCTCGAATTTGACTATGAGTTCAGCGAATCTCTG GTTTTTGATGATTACAAGAGATGTCACACTGTGATGGCTATGTACTCCTGA
- the LOC137408022 gene encoding spermidine/spermine N(1)-acetyltransferase-like protein 1, protein MSDLCGIWRQLAGTHEAGTHEAGTHEASTHEASTHKAGTHEAGTHEASTHEAGTHEAGKHEAGTHEAGTHGAGTHEAGTHGAGTHEAGTHEAGTHETGTHEAGTHEAGTHETGTHEAGTHEAGTHEASTHEAGTHEAGTHEAGTHEAGTHEAGTHEAGTHEAGTHEAGTHEAGTHEAGTHEAGTHYITECLR, encoded by the exons ATGAGTGACTTGTGTGGCATATGGAGACAGCTC GCTGGTACACATGAGGCTGGTACACATGAGGCTGGTACACACGAGGCTAGTACACACGAGGCTAGTACACACAAGGCTGGTACACACGAGGCTGGTACACACGAGGCTAGTACACACGAGGCTGGTACACACGAGGCTGGTAAACACGAGGCTGGTACACACGAGGCTGGTACACACGGGGCTGGTACACACGAGGCTGGAACACACGGGGCTGGTACACACGAGGCTGGTACACACGAGGCTGGAACACACGAGACTGGTACACACGAGGCTGGTACACATGAGGCTGGTACGCACGAGACTGGTACGCACGAGGCTGGTACGCACGAGGCTGGTACGCATGAGGCTAGTACACACGAGGCTGGTACACACGAGGCTGGTACCCACGAGGCTGGTACACACGAGGCTGGTACACACGAGGCTGGTACTCACGAGGCTGGTACACACGAGGCTGGTACACACGAGGCTGGTACACACGAGGCTGGTACACACGAGGCTGGTACACACGAGGCTGGTACACATTATATCACGGAATGCCTTCGTTAA